The sequence below is a genomic window from Variovorax paradoxus B4.
TCGTCTGCTCGCCGGGAAACCCGACGGGTGCGGTGATGTCGCTGGACGAATGGAAAAGGCTCTTCGATCTGTCGGACCGCCACGGCTTCGTGATTGCCGCCGACGAGTGCTACAGCGAAATCTATTTCCGCGACGAGCCTCCGCTCAGCGGACTCGAAGCCTCGGTGAAGCTCGGGCGGCCCGACTTCCGGAACCTGATTGCGCTGACCTCGCTGTCCAAGCGCAGCAACGTGCCCGGCCTGCGCAGCGGCTTCGTGGCAGGCGACGCGGCCATCATCAAGAAGTTCCTGCTCTATCGCACCTATCACGGCAGCGCCATGAGCGGCGCCGTGGCCGCGGCCAGCATCGCGGCCTGGGGCGACGAGTCCCATGTGGTGGACAACCGCGCCCAGTACCGTGCCAAGTTCGCGGCCGTCACGCCGCTGCTCGAACCCGTGCTCGACGTGCGCTTGCCCGACGCCAGCTTCTATCTCTGGGCCGGCATTCCCGAAGTGTGGGCTGGCGACGACGAAGCCTTCGCCCGCGCGCTCTACGCTCAATACAATGTAACGGTTCTGCCGGGGAGCTATCTGGCGCGCGACACGGCTCACAGCGCCAACCCCGGCCGGGGCCGCATCCGCATGGCCCTGGTGGCCGAAACGGCCGAATGCGTGGAAGCCGCCGAGCGCATCGTCCGCTTCGTGCAATCCAGCCCTCAAGGCCGGGGCTGAACGCTGCTTTCCTGGCTCCCATTTTTTACCCGAGACTTTCTCCATGACCCAGCAACTGCAACAAATCATCGACGCCGCGTGGGAAGACCGCGCCAACATCTCGCCCTCCGCCGCTTCCGCCGAAGTGCGCGATGCCGTCGAGCACGTGATTTCCGAGCTCAACAACGGCAAGCTGCGCGTGGCCACGCGCGAAAGTGTCGGCCAGTGGACCGTGCACCAGTGGATCAAGAAGGCCGTGCTGCTGTCGTTCCGCCTGAAGGACAACGAGCAGATGCAGGCCGGCTCGCTCGGCTTCTACGACAAGGTGCCCACCAAGTTCTCGCACCTGTCGGCCGGAGAACTGAAGGAATCGGGCGTTCGCATCGTGCCGCCGGCCGTGGCCCGCCGCGGCAGCTATATCGCCAAGGGTGCCATCCTGATGCCTTCGTACGTGAACATCGGCGCCTACGTGGGCGAAGGCACCATGGTCGACACCTGGGCCACCGTGGGTTCGTGCGCGCAGATCGGTGCCAACGTGCACCTGTCGGGCGGCGTCGGCATCGGCGGCGTGCTCGAGCCGCTGCAGGCCGGCCCCACCATCATCGAAGACAACTGCTTCATCGGCGCGCGCTCCGAAGTGGTCGAGGGCGTGGTGATCGAAGAAAACTCGGTGCTGTCGATGGGCGTGTTCATCGGCCAGAGCACGCCGATCTATGACCGCACCACCGATACGATCATCTATGGCCGCGTGCCCGCAGGCTCGGTCGTCGTCGCCGGCAGCCTGCCCAAGCCCGGCGGCAAGTACAACACGTACGCAGCCATCATCATGAAGAAGGTCGACGCCAAGACGCGTTCGACCACGTCGCTGAACGACCTGCTGCGCGACTGATTGGCCCTGCTTCCTTCCCCTTAGAAAACAACAGCACCCGAGGAGAGAGACCGATGAACATGATGGAGCGAATCCTTCGTCTGATGGCCGAGCGCAAGGCCTCCGACATCTACCTCTCGGCGCACTCCCCGGTGCTGATCCGCATCAACGGCACCTGCGTGCCGATCAATGCCCAGGTGCTGCCGGCCGCCGCGCCGCTCGCGCTGCTGGCCGAAGTGGTGCCCGAAGCCCGCATCCAGGAACTGGAGAACAAGGGCGAACTCAACATGGCCGTGATGCTCGAGGGCGCCGGCAACTACCGCATCAGCGCCATGCGCCAGCGCGGCAGCTATGCGGTGGTGGTGCGGCACATCGCCTCGACCATTCCCAGCTTCGCCGACCTGAACCTGCCCGACATCCTCAAGACGCTGATCATGGAGAAGCGCGGCCTGATCCTGATGGTGGGCGCAACCGGCGCGGGCAAGACCACCACCCTGGCCTCGATGCTCGACTACCGCAACGAGCACGCCACGGGCCACATCCTCACGGTGGAAGAACCCATCGAGTTCACCTACACCAACAAGAAGTCGCTGGTGAACCAGCGCGACGTAGGCAGCGACACCGAATCGCTGCAGGTCGCGCTCAAGAACGCGCTGCGCCAGGCGCCCGACGTGATCCAGATCGGCGAAATCCGCGACCGCGACACCATGACCGCGGCCATCGCCTATGCGCAGTCGGGCCACCTGTGCGTGGCCACGCTGCATGCCAACAACAGCTACCGCGCGCTCAACCGCATCCTGAGCTTCTTCCCGGTCGAGGTGCGCCCCACGCTGCTGGGCGACCTGGGCTCGGCCCTGCGCGCCATCGTGTCGCAGCGGCTGCTGCGCACGCCGTCGGGCGGCCGCGTGCCGGCGCTCGAGGTCATGCTCAACACGGCCCTGGTGGCCGAGTTGATCGAAAAGGGCGATTTCTCCGCCGTCAAGGAAGCCATGGAGCAGTCGATGGCCGAAGGCTCCCAGACCTTCGAGGAAGACATTGCCCGCCTCATCACCGAAGAGCGCGTGACGCGCGAGGAAGGCCTGGCCCAGGCCGACTCGCCCACCAACCTGATGTGGCGCCTGCAGAACCGCGCCGCCCCCAAGCAGAAGACCGAAGACCGCAGTCTGATGGACCAGGTCGACGAACCTACCTTTACCGACATCACGCTCGACGTGAAGTTCTGAACACAGCCCTCCCCCGGCTTTTCCCCCGATGTCCCGAACGCTCCAGCTCGCCGAACAACTCATCTCGCGCCCCTCGGTCACCCCCGACGATGCGGGCTGCCAACAGATCCTCGGCGAACGGCTGGCGCAACTGGGCTTCACACTCGAGACCATCGAGAGCGGGCCGGCCGACTTCCGCGTGATCAACCTGTGGGCGGTACGCCGCCCGGCCAGTGCCACGGCAACGAAGACGCTGGTGTTCGCCGGCCACACCGACGTGGTGCCCACGGGACCGGTCGAACAGTGGACCAGCCACCCGTTCACGCCAACGCACCGCAACGGCAAGCTGTACGGCCGCGGCGCGTGCGACATGAAGACATCGATCGCGGCCTTCGTTGTCTCCATCGAGGAATTCCTGAAGGCCACGCCCGATCCGCAACTCACGCTCGCGCTGCTGCTCACCAGCGACGAAGAAGGCCCGGGCGTCGATGGCACGGTCATCGTCTGCAACGCGCTGGCCGCGCGCGGCGAGACCATCGACTATTGCATCGTCGGCGAGCCCACTGCCGTCCAGCGCTGCGGCGACATGATCAAGAACGGCCGCCGCGGCACCATGAGCGGCAAGCTCACCGTCAATGGCGTGCAGGGCCACATCGCCTACCCGCACCTCGCGAAGAACCCGGTGCACGCCGTGGCGCCCGCACTGGCGGAGCTGGTGGCCATCAACGCCGCGGGCGGCTGGGATGCAGGCAATGCGTACTTCCAGCCCACCAGCTGGCAGATCAGCAACTTCCATTCGGGCACTGGCGCGAGCAACGTGATTCCGGGCAGCGCGGTCATCGACTTCAACTTCCGCTTCTCGACCGAATCGACGCCCGAGTCGCTGCAAAAGCGCGTGCATGCGGTGCTCGACGCGCATGGTGTCGACTACTCGCTGGGCTGGACCATCGGCGGCCTGCCCTTTCTCACGACGCCGGGCGAACTCGTTACCGCCGTGCAAGCCGCAATCGCCGACGAAACCGGCATTGCCACCGAGCTGTCGACCAGCGGCGGCACCAGCGACGCGCGCTTCATCGCCAAGATCTGCAAGCAGGTGGTCGAGCTCGGGCCGGTCAACGCCAGCATCCACAAGATCGACGAACACATCGACGTGGCCGAGATCGAGACGCTGAAGAACATCTACAAGCGCACGCTGGAGCGCCTCGAAGCGTCGCTTGCTGAATGAACACAGTCATCGAGCTGATCGAAGCCGGCGCCAAGCGACTGGAAGAAGCCGGGGTTGCCTTCGGCCACGGCACGGCCAACGCCTTCGACGAGGCCGCCTGGCTGGTGCTGTGGCGCCTGAAGCTGCCGCTGGATGACATCGATGCCGTCGCCGACACGGCCGTCTCGCCGGCCGACGCCGGCAAGGTTGCCGCGCTGCTCGATGAGCGCATCGCCACGCGCAAGCCCGCCGCCTATCTCACCAAGGAGGCGTGGCTGCAGGGCGTGCCCTTCTATGTGGACGAGCGCACCATCGTGCCGCGCAGCTTCATCGCGGAGCTGATCGCCGACGGCAGCATCGACTACTGGCTGGGCGAACACACGCAGCGTGTGCTCGACCTGTGCACGGGCAACGGCAGCCTGGCAGTGCTCGCGGCCATGACCTATCCGGACATCACGGTCGATGCCGCCGACCTGTCAACCGAGGCGCTCGAGGTGGCCGCCATCAACATCACCCGGCACCAGCTCGATGCGCGCATCAGGCTGGTCGAATCCGACGGCCTCGCCAACCTGCCCGGCCCGTATGACCTGGTGCTGTGCAACCCGCCCTACGTGAACAGCGCGAGCATGGCCGCCCTGCCCGCCGAATACCGCGCCGAGCCCGAACTGGCGCTGGCCGGCGGTGCCGACGGCATGGACTTCGTTCGCCAGTTGTTCGCCGACGCGCCTTCCCGCATGAGCGAAGAGGCCGTGCTGGTGCTGGAAATCGGCAACGAGCGCGCGTACTTCGAGGCGGCCTTTCCGCAGCTCGAAGTCGTGTGGCTGGAAACCTCCGCAGGCGAGGACCAGGTCCTGCTCGTGACCCGAACCGCGCTGCTGGCCAGTGCCGGCGTGCGTTAGCTGCGCTCGCCCCCTCCCCGCGCCACTTTCTCGCAGCCACGGCTGCAGCCCTCCTTTCACCGGGTGGTGTCCCCATTTGCCCCTTCGCGCCAGGCCGCCACGGGCCGGGCGGGATAATCGCCCCTACGGTTCCTATTTCATGATTACTCTCAAAAACGTCATTCTTCGCCGCAGCGCCAAGGTCCTGCTCGACGGCGCCACCGTCACCATCAACCCCGGTGAAAAGGTCGGCCTCGTGGGGCGCAACGGCGCCGGCAAGTCGACCCTGTTCGCGCTCTTCAACGGCTCGCTGCACGAAGACGGCGGCGACTTCTACGTGCCCAAGCAATGGCGCATGGCACAGGTCGCGCAGGACATGCCCGAAACCGAGGAGTCGGCCACCGACTTCGTGGTGGGCGGCGATACCCGCCTGGCCGAGCTGCGCACCACGCTGGCAACCATCGAGGCCGCCTACGAAGCCAATCCCGACGACGCCGACATCGGCATGGAACTGGCCCACGCCTACACCGACCTGGCCGACGCCGGCGAGCACGATGCCGTGCCGCGCGCGCAGGCCCTGATCCTGGGTCTGGGTTTCAAGTCGCACGAGCTCGACGGCCCCGTCAACAGCTTCTCGGGCGGCTGGCGCATGCGCCTGCAGCTGGCCCGCGCGCTGATGTGCCCGAGCGACCTGCTGCTGCTCGACGAACCCACCAACCACCTGGATCTGGACGCGCTGGTGTGGCTCGAAGCCTGGCTGCAGAAGTACGCCGGGACCATGATCGTCATCAGCCACGACCGCGAGTTTCTCGACGCCGTAACCGACGTCACCCTGCACATCGCCAACGCCCAGCTCACGCGCTACGGCGGCAACTACAGCAAGTTCGAGGAAATGCGCGCCCTGCAGATGGAGCAGCAGCAGGTGGCCTTCTCCAAGCAGCAGGACAAGATCGCCCACCTCCAGAAGTTCATCGACCGCTTCAAGGCCAAGGCCAGCAAGGCCAAGCAGGCGCAAAGCCGCGTGAAGGCACTGGAGCGCATGGAGAAGGTCGCGCCGCTGCTGGCCGAGGCCGACTTCACCTTCGAATTCAAGGAGCCCGGCAACATCCCCAACCCGATGCTCTCGATCAGCAACGCCAGCTTCGGTTACGAGATCGAAGGCGAAGAGCCCAAGACCATCCTGCGCGGCGTCAGCCGCTCGGTGCTGGCGGGCCAGCGCATCGGCATCCTGGGCGCCAACGGCCAGGGCAAGTCGACGCTGGTGAAGACCATCGCGCGCGAAATGGGCGCACTGGCCGGCCAGGTCACCGAGGGCAAGGGCCTCAACATCGGCTACTTCGCACAGCAGGAACTCGACGTGCTGCGCCCGCAGGACAACCCGCTCGAGCACATGGTGCGCATGGCACGCGAGCTGGGCAGCGCCGTCAAGGAAAGCACCGGCGAACAGGCCTTGCGCGGCTTCCTCGGCAGCTTCAACTTCAGCGGCGACATGGTGAAGCAGCCCGTCGGCACGATGAGCGGCGGCGAGAAGGCGCGCCTGGTGCTTGCGATGATGGTGTGGCAGCGACCCAACCTGCTGCTGCTGGACGAGCCCACCAACCACCTGGACCTCGCCACGCGCGAGGCCCTGGCCGTGGCCCTCAACGAATTCGAAGGCACGCTGATGCTGGTGAGCCACGACCGCGCGCTGCTGCGCTCGGTGTGCGACGAGTTCTGGCTCGTGGGCCGCGGCGTGGTCACCGATTTCGATGGCGACCTCGACGACTACCAGCGCTACCTGCTCGACGAAGCCAAGCGGCTGCGCGAAGAAGCCAAGGTGGCCGTGCGCGAAGCCGCCAATACGGCCGTCCCCGTGGCCGCCGCGCCAGCGCCTGCCGCCAACGAACCTGCGGCCGCAAACAAGAACCCGCAGCAGCGCAAGCAGGACGCCCAGGACCGCCAGCAACGCAGCGACCAGGCCAAGCCGATCAAGCGCGAGATCGCGCAGATCGATGAACGACTGGCCGCGGCCAGCGCCGAACGCACCGCGCTCGAGGCGCGCCTGGCACAGCCCCTGCCGCCGGCCGAAATTGCCGAAGCGGGCAAGCGGCTGAAAGCCCTCAACGACGAAATCGGTCGGCTCGAAGAGCGCTGGCTGGCCCTGTCGGGCCAGCTCGAGACGCTGGCGGCCTGACCCACCCTGCATAGGAGACTGCCTGCATGCCGTCCGCCATCGAGCTGGCCCGGGGTGACGAAAAGCTGATCACTGCGATCCACCGCAGCCGCCGCCTGATCGGCCGCAAGGCCTTGATGGCCGCGGCCGCCAGCGCCGTTCCCTTGCCCGGTATCGACTGGGCGGCCGATGCGGCCCTGCTCTCGCGCCTGGTGCCGCAGATCAGCGCCGAGTTCGGCCTTTCGGTCACCCAGGTCGAAAAGCTTGCGCCGCATCAGCGCGAACGCATCCAGAAGGCTGCCACGACGGTTGGCGCGTTGCTGGTTGGCAGGCTCGTCACGCGCGAGCTGTTGATCAAGCTCGCGCGGCATGCCGGCGTGAAGCTCACAGCCAAGCAGGCCGCCAAGTACGTGCCGATTGCCGGGCAGATCGTTTCCGCCGCGCTCGGCTACGCCGCCTTGCGCGCCCTCGGCGAGCAGCACATCAAGGATTGCGTGCGCGTGAGCGCGACGCTCTCTCTACCGCCTCCCGGACCGCACGCCCCCGCCTGAACGCGCAGTCGTCGAACAGCGCGGTCCCGATCCACGCCGCGGCAACCAGGCCCGCAATCGCCAAGCCCGCCAGGCCGTCGTCCTGCGAGCAAAGTCCATGGAAAAGAGCCGCGACGGCCAGCAGCGCCAACAGCGCGCGGTCGAGCCACAGGCCCTGCGGCAGCGGCCTTTGCACGGATCAGCCCAATAGGCGAATTCGGTCGAAGCGGCATCACGCCGCGCGCGCGTCCGGGCGCCGTCCTGCCGACTCGGGACGGCGCCCAATGACGGCTTCGCCCTTCGAATTGCTTGTGCGTCGGCCTCACGGCCTTCGGCGCCAGCACCAATTGCGTGGTTTCATGGCAAATACTCCCTTTCAACTATTCTGGAGTCCAAAGTGAATATTCGCCTGCGCTTAAATCGGCGCCCATGGAGACTATTGCAGCGCGCGCATTGGCAGCGCGCAAATACGCCAGGATGACTCAGAAGCAAGCCGAGGCGGCTTCAGGCGTCAAGCAATCCAACATCTCGAAGATAGAACGCGGCGACACCGGCCGATCGATGGCCCTGCTCGCACTGGCACGCGCCTACCGCGTCGATCCCAACTGGCTCGACACCGGCGACGGCCCCGCGCCCTGGGACGTGCCCCAGCCGCGCACGGCGCGCGACAACGCCAACGAAGCTCCGGGCACCTACAGGGTCACGCGCACGCCGCCGTCGGGCCCGTCCTTCCGTCCCGGCACGCCCGGCACCGTTCCCCTCATCGCATGGGCGCAAGTTGCTTCGTGGAATGGCGCCGCGCAAGGAACGATCCAGGCCGAGCGGTGGCTTCCCTGCGTTGCGCATCACAGCCCCGGCAATACCTACGCGCTGCGCGTGCGTGGCGACAGCATGACCGCGCCGAGCGGCCACCTGAAGAGCTATCCCGCGGAGTCGATCATCTTCGTCGACACGCAGCGAACAACGCCCGAGGACGGCGAACGCATCATTGCCAGGCTCGATGCGGGCAACGAGGTCACCTTCAAGGTCTTCAAGCAGGAAGACGGCCGCCGCTGGCTGCTGCCGCTGAATCCAAAACACGAACCGATCCGGACAGCATTCACGGTGCTCGGCACCATCGTGGGGAAATGGGAAGACGAGGACTGAGACTGAGCGTCGTCCATCAGGCGCGAGTGCGATCGCGAGTGCTTCAGGTCAGGTTGCGTGCAGGTTCAGGGAACATAGTGAAGGCTCTCCTGTGGCCTGCAATCCTCTGATCCTCCCTCCTCCAGCAGGCCATCTTCCAGCCCGCCCTTGCGCGGGCTGTTTTTTTGCTGGCATCACAAAGCCACGGCAATAAAAAAGCCGCTCGGTGGAGCGGCTTCTTGGATGGGTCTGGTAGGACGTACTGGATTCGAACCAGTGACCAACGGATTAAAAGTCCGCTGCTCTACCAACTGAGCTAACGTCCCGGAACCATTTTTTCTTTTTCGATTTTTCTTTGCCGACTTTGAATCCGGCAAAGCCAAAGATTATAGCGTGGCGTTGCTCGCAATCTCGTCGAGAACCCAACCTGCTGCACATTGGCCGAAAGTCGCCGTCACGCTCACCACCGAACCGTAGCCATGGCAGTTGAGTGAACCATCGCCTTCGATGGCGCAGGAGGCATCGGGCGGTGCGACGCTCTCGCGGCTGAAGACACAGGCCACGCCGATCTTGCGGCCCTCGCGCGAGGCGCCATGCTCCTTGCGAAGGCGCTGGCGAAGCTGGGCCAGCAGCGGGTCGTGCGTGACCAGCGAGAGATCGTCGATGTCGACCTTGTGCGCCTGCCGCTTGCCGCCGGCCGCGCCCACGGTGACGAAGGCAGTGCGCGACGCGCGGGCCCACGCAGCCATCGTGAGCTTGGCCTTGACCTGGTCGCACGCGTCGATGACGGCCGTTGCAGGCCCGTTGGCAGCCTGCGCCGCATCGAGCAATGCCGTCCAGTTGCCCGGCTCCACGAACTCGTCGAGCGCGAGCACCTTGCAGTCGGGGTTGATCTGCGCGATGCGATCGCGCATGGCCTCGACCTTGGCCTGCCCCACGGTCGCATCGAGCGCGTGGATCTGCCGGTTGATGTTCGACTCCGAGACGTGATCCAGATCGATCAGCGTCAGCCGCCCCACTCCGCTGCGCGCCAGCGCCTCGACCGCCCACGATCCCACGCCGCCGATGCCGGCGACGAGTACGTGGGCGTTGCGGATGCGCGCGGCACCGGCAACGCCGTACAGGCGTTCGAGGCCGCCGAAGCGGCGCGCAAAGTCGGGCGCCGCAGTGTCGGTGACGACATTCGCGGCGGCGGTCGATGCTTCAGGAAGGGCTGTTGCTGAACTCAAGCGGAGGACTCCGCCGTTGCTAGCGCAGGCGCGAGAGACGCTCGCGGCCCGCCTGGGCGGCTTCGGACTGCGGATAGGCCTTGGTCAGGTCTTCCAGCGTGCGGCGCGCGGCGCGCGTGTCTTTCAGCTCGATCTGGCAGTTGGCGATCGACAGCACAGCCTCGGGAGCCTTGGCGTGGTCGGGCGCAAGCGACAGCATGGAGCGGAAGTTCGCGATGGCCTCGTTGTAGTTGCGCGTTGCGTACTGCGCATTGCCGAGCCAGAACAACGCAGATGCGTTGTAGCCGCTTTGCGGGTAGCGTTTGACAAATTCGGCGAACGCGGTTTGCGCCTGCGCGAACTGGCCCGCACGGAAGATGCCAAGCGCGGCGTCGAAGTCGGCCTTTTCCTTGGGATCGGCGGTGAACTCGCGGCCATCCACCGAAACCTTCGTCGGCTCGTTCTGCTTGAGCCGGTCGTCGATGGTGGTCTGGCGCGACTGCATCTCGCTCACCGTGCGCTGCAGCTGCTCGTTCTGGCCGGTCATGCGCGCGAGATCGCCCCGCATCTGCTCGATCTGGTTCTGCAGGTCGAGCAGGCTGCGGCGCAGCTGGCCGTTTTCGTCGGAAAGCCGCTGATCGGTCTGCTGGCGCATGGCCTCCACCCGCTGCCGCAGGTCGAGGATGGCGCGGCGCGCCTCGTCATCCTCGAACAACGCAGCTTGCGAGCCGACCGAAACGCAAAGCAAGGCGGCGGCCAGCGCCGCGCCTCGCAACAGGGCGCGTTGCATCACCGGGTGTAGCGGATTTCAGCGCGGCGGTTCTGCGCCCAGGCTTCCTCGCCCGAGCCCTGGGCCGCAGGCTTTTCCTTGCCGAAGCTCACGGCTTCGATCTGGGCGTCGTTCACGCCCAGCAGCGTCAGCGCACGGCGGACGGCTTCGGAACGCTTCTGGCCGAGTGCAAGGTTGTACTCGCGGCCACCGCGTTCGTCGGTGTGGCCTTCGATGGAGACGCGGCGCTGCGGGTTGGCCTTGAGGAAACGGGCGTGGCCGTCGATCAGGGACTGGAACTCGGGCTTGACCGTGTAGCTGTCGTAGTCGAAATAGACGATCCGTTCGATACCGACCGGACCTTGCGCGGTACCGGCATTGGGATCGATGGTGACGGGCGCAACTGCGCTCGCGCTGCCCTGCTGGCCGCCGGCGGTGCCGGAGCGGTCGGTCACCGGGGTGTCGTTGAGCTTGGTGCCCGACGAGCAACCGGCAATCAGAGCCACGATAGCCAGCGAATAAATCGTACGTTTCAACATTGGGTACTCCTCAAATAAACCTTGATCATTGCTTTTGAAACGGACCCCAGTCCGGTTCTCTTATGTCTCCGCCCTGTCCCGCCAGCCGTGCCTTTATTTTTCCGTCCAGCGTGGTCGTCATGAGTGCTTCGCGGCCTTGCAGGTGCGTTGCGTAGACGATCAGCTTGCTGTTGGGGGCAAAACTTGGGCTCTCGTCTGCCGAAGTGTCGGTGATGGCCGAGACATTGCCGGTGGCCAACTCCATCACATGGAGTTTGAAGGCACCACCCACGCGAGAGATGTAGGCCAACCACCGGCCATCGCCGCTGACAGAAGGAGAAATGTTGTAGGTGCCGCTGAAGGTGACACGGGTCGGCGCGCCGCCGCTGGCGCCCATCTTGTAGATCTGCGGGGCACCGCCGCGGTCGCTCACGAAGTAGATCGTACTGCCGTCTGCCGAGTAGACGGGCTCGGTGTCGATGCTGGCGCTCTGGGTGAGCCGGCGCGGCTCGCCGCCGCTCGCCGGGATCGTGTAGAGCTGGGAGCCGCCGTCGCGGCTGAGCGTGACGGCGAGCGAGCCACCATCGGGCGCCCATGCCGGCGCGCTGTTGGAGCCGCGGAAGTTGGCGAGCAGGCGGCGCTGCCCGCTGGCCACGTTGTGCACGTACACCACGGGCTTGCGCGACTCGAACGACACGTACGCCAGCTGCTGGCCATTGGACGACCAGACCGGCGAGATGATGGGCTCCGGGCTTGCGAGCGCGGCCTGCGCGTTCTCGCCGTCAGCATCGGCCACCCACAGCGAATAGCGGCTGCCGCCCTTGGTCACGTAGGCAATGCGGGTCGAGAAGATGCCCTTGTCGCCGGTCAGTTTTTCATAGACGTAGTCGGCAATGCGGTGCGACGCGAGC
It includes:
- the pal gene encoding peptidoglycan-associated lipoprotein Pal, encoding MLKRTIYSLAIVALIAGCSSGTKLNDTPVTDRSGTAGGQQGSASAVAPVTIDPNAGTAQGPVGIERIVYFDYDSYTVKPEFQSLIDGHARFLKANPQRRVSIEGHTDERGGREYNLALGQKRSEAVRRALTLLGVNDAQIEAVSFGKEKPAAQGSGEEAWAQNRRAEIRYTR
- the tolB gene encoding Tol-Pal system beta propeller repeat protein TolB — its product is MNKPLPVSIPTPSSLLFARRTLIAALAATPVLPALAQFRVEVSGVGLTQLPIALVPFKGQDASPQKISEIVQADLERSGQFRGVDASGQALDEASRPDLALWRQRTADSLVVGSVTRLADGRFDVRFRLWDVVRGQDLGGQSYTVPQGDLRLASHRIADYVYEKLTGDKGIFSTRIAYVTKGGSRYSLWVADADGENAQAALASPEPIISPVWSSNGQQLAYVSFESRKPVVYVHNVASGQRRLLANFRGSNSAPAWAPDGGSLAVTLSRDGGSQLYTIPASGGEPRRLTQSASIDTEPVYSADGSTIYFVSDRGGAPQIYKMGASGGAPTRVTFSGTYNISPSVSGDGRWLAYISRVGGAFKLHVMELATGNVSAITDTSADESPSFAPNSKLIVYATHLQGREALMTTTLDGKIKARLAGQGGDIREPDWGPFQKQ